Proteins from a single region of Nodularia sp. LEGE 06071:
- a CDS encoding class II aldolase/adducin family protein: MQVIPQDKPNTPQPPTFTSIEDERQHRKQRLTAALRLFARYGFDEGIAGHITARDPEHPEHFWVNPFAMHFSLIKVSDLILVNQQGEVIQGNYPVNQAAFAIHSQVHAARPDVVAAAHAHSIYGKSWSSLGRLLDPLTQDACSFYQDHSLFNDYTGVVLEIEEGQRIAQTLGSNKAIILKNHGLLTVGHSIDEAAWWFITMERSCQAQLLAEAAGKPCLIKHEYASLAHSQVGSNYLGWFSFQPLYEMIVRQEPDLLE, encoded by the coding sequence ATGCAAGTTATCCCTCAAGACAAGCCAAATACGCCCCAACCCCCAACCTTTACTTCCATTGAGGATGAACGCCAGCATCGGAAACAGCGACTAACAGCAGCATTACGCCTGTTTGCGCGTTATGGGTTTGATGAGGGTATTGCCGGGCATATCACGGCACGCGACCCAGAACACCCAGAACATTTTTGGGTCAATCCCTTCGCGATGCACTTTAGCTTAATTAAAGTTAGTGATTTGATTCTAGTTAATCAGCAAGGTGAAGTCATTCAGGGCAATTACCCAGTAAATCAAGCAGCTTTTGCGATTCATTCCCAAGTTCATGCAGCTCGTCCCGATGTGGTAGCAGCAGCTCATGCCCATTCTATATATGGCAAAAGCTGGTCTAGTCTCGGTCGTCTGCTCGACCCCCTTACTCAAGATGCCTGCTCATTTTACCAAGACCACAGCCTGTTTAATGACTATACAGGTGTGGTTTTAGAAATAGAAGAAGGTCAACGTATTGCCCAAACATTAGGCAGCAATAAAGCTATCATCCTCAAAAACCACGGTTTGCTGACAGTTGGTCACTCAATTGATGAAGCTGCCTGGTGGTTCATCACAATGGAGCGCTCTTGTCAAGCTCAATTACTAGCTGAGGCTGCTGGCAAACCTTGCCTAATTAAACATGAGTATGCTAGTTTGGCGCATTCTCAGGTGGGGTCAAATTATTTGGGTTGGTTTAGTTTTCAACCCTTGTACGAGATGATTGTGCGACAAGAGCCGGACTTGCTGGAGTAA
- a CDS encoding alpha/beta hydrolase, which produces MVLRRALFLISTCLLFFHTAAFAAEQVVLKYGIFRESISVEELSTFAETGELSRSLRVNFALAQQDPNAIRPYLTTPVNIDLVILDRVLNSPIGNVILDELSQVIHPPSRTADRQALRAALVLSASEDGQVTLLEIIQNYPTTNVEVDGERLENAYHQLRRLQVGVQELLNF; this is translated from the coding sequence ATGGTGCTGCGCCGAGCCTTATTTTTAATTAGTACGTGTCTGCTATTCTTCCACACTGCTGCCTTTGCGGCTGAACAAGTAGTGCTGAAATATGGTATTTTCCGTGAATCAATTTCAGTGGAGGAACTATCCACTTTTGCCGAAACTGGAGAACTCTCACGTTCACTACGAGTCAATTTCGCTTTAGCGCAACAAGACCCCAACGCAATTCGTCCATATCTGACGACACCTGTAAACATCGATTTGGTGATTTTAGATAGAGTTCTGAATAGCCCAATTGGTAACGTGATCCTCGATGAGCTAAGTCAAGTTATTCATCCGCCATCCCGTACAGCCGACAGGCAAGCTTTACGCGCAGCTTTGGTACTCTCGGCTAGTGAAGATGGGCAGGTGACGTTACTAGAAATAATTCAAAATTATCCCACGACAAATGTAGAAGTTGATGGAGAACGCTTGGAGAATGCTTACCATCAACTTCGCCGCTTGCAAGTAGGTGTACAAGAGTTGCTCAATTTTTAA
- a CDS encoding DUF3493 domain-containing protein — protein MINQNSKNSLNPEQYARLKAEMATPYRGFRQFIYIGFGASALIGAFIFFFQVLAGRDVNNALPNLALQVGVLALMIFLWRWEQNRQKRS, from the coding sequence ATGATCAATCAAAATTCTAAAAATAGCCTTAATCCTGAACAATATGCCCGCCTCAAAGCCGAAATGGCCACCCCCTATCGTGGTTTCCGGCAATTTATCTATATCGGTTTTGGTGCATCTGCATTAATTGGAGCATTTATTTTCTTTTTTCAAGTCCTGGCTGGACGAGATGTTAATAACGCTTTGCCTAACTTGGCGCTTCAAGTCGGAGTTTTAGCCCTGATGATTTTTCTGTGGCGCTGGGAGCAAAATCGCCAAAAACGTTCATAG
- a CDS encoding SGNH/GDSL hydrolase family protein → MKTQFMAAGFVLFSFMLPLKASAFTGIYVLGDSLSDTGNVFAASAAATGVGSPPPPYFQGRFSNGPIWIDQLAQKLNLDSPTPFIQVANGATPQGGINFAFGGATTTAANTIDANLFALPQQVGAFQTLLNPNQQPVDPDALYILAFGSNDYVPTTSLDFVPFTNPDQTLANISNAIQALASFGVKNLLVPNLSNLGDTPLALSLGQSVSNNLNQLTQEHNAGLSTLIAGFNQNPALGLNIIPLDINSLFSNPQNLGFANFTEPCLNINTQTLCNNPEEYFYWDFIHPTTPAHSLVADAAFLALEPQSVPEPGSVLGMLAFGVLGAAGVLKRQQKKFAFTPASPALVAQSSRTRVEN, encoded by the coding sequence ATGAAAACACAGTTCATGGCAGCCGGATTTGTCCTCTTTTCTTTCATGTTGCCATTAAAGGCTTCAGCTTTTACTGGGATTTATGTACTTGGTGATAGTTTGTCTGATACGGGCAATGTATTCGCAGCTTCTGCCGCTGCGACGGGAGTGGGATCTCCACCCCCACCTTACTTTCAAGGACGCTTTTCCAATGGCCCTATCTGGATAGATCAACTTGCCCAAAAATTGAATTTAGATTCTCCCACTCCATTTATTCAAGTTGCCAATGGAGCTACCCCTCAAGGTGGAATTAACTTTGCTTTTGGCGGAGCCACTACCACAGCAGCAAATACCATCGATGCTAATCTTTTTGCACTGCCACAGCAAGTTGGAGCATTTCAAACTTTGCTGAATCCAAATCAGCAGCCTGTTGACCCTGATGCACTCTATATACTTGCCTTTGGTTCAAATGATTATGTGCCTACCACATCCCTAGACTTTGTGCCTTTTACTAACCCTGATCAAACCTTAGCAAATATCTCAAATGCTATACAAGCCCTAGCCAGTTTTGGGGTCAAAAATTTGCTAGTACCCAATTTATCTAATTTGGGCGATACGCCACTAGCACTGAGTCTAGGTCAATCTGTATCTAACAACCTTAATCAGTTAACCCAAGAGCATAATGCTGGACTATCCACACTTATCGCAGGTTTCAACCAAAATCCAGCACTGGGTTTAAACATTATTCCTCTTGATATCAATTCGCTGTTTAGTAATCCGCAAAATTTAGGGTTTGCAAATTTTACTGAACCTTGCCTTAACATAAACACTCAGACACTCTGTAATAACCCCGAAGAGTATTTCTATTGGGACTTTATCCATCCCACAACACCTGCTCATAGCCTGGTAGCAGATGCAGCATTCTTGGCACTTGAACCGCAATCTGTTCCCGAACCTGGTTCTGTATTGGGGATGTTGGCCTTTGGTGTTTTAGGTGCAGCAGGAGTCCTCAAGCGCCAACAAAAAAAGTTTGCATTTACTCCAGCAAGTCCGGCTCTTGTCGCACAATCATCTCGTACAAGGGTTGAAAACTAA
- a CDS encoding S-layer homology domain-containing protein: MLLCKRPAVLLSLAILFTSLTACGNNPSAKTLEQSLAADPRLEDNPGIFGESQKNQPQPGQNQPSVELPSDFPPNIPLYPNAKLESVTPASDSENSVVTRWLSSDPSNFITSFYSDQFQKSGWQILQQPTDDLDTFEARRDDLQVKVSIQAQSVTNPKPDQPQTATALVIEYVPNSTAATQPTETASSPSTNPNILGPALPDNVATQPDNTSGSQTTATATPKSQKFNDLNQAPPELRQPIQDLAALGVLTLKSQEVKSSSNDAITNSFEPGKNMTRREYARWLVAANNAIYINNPAKQIRLASESTQPTFSDVSKTDVDFSVIQGLAEAGLIPSTLSGDSTAVLFQPDAPLTREQLILWKLPLDTRQALPAANVDAVKETWGFQDTEKIDPKALRAVLADFQNGEKSNIRRVFGYTTLFQPKKPVSRAEAAAALGYFGTQGEGISAAEALNVKRSSPN; encoded by the coding sequence GTGCTTTTGTGTAAACGTCCAGCTGTCTTACTGAGTTTGGCTATCTTATTCACTTCTTTAACAGCTTGTGGTAACAATCCCAGCGCTAAAACCCTAGAACAGTCTTTGGCGGCAGATCCCAGGCTAGAAGATAACCCAGGAATCTTTGGTGAATCTCAGAAAAATCAACCGCAACCAGGGCAGAACCAACCCAGCGTTGAGTTACCATCTGATTTTCCCCCAAATATCCCTTTATATCCCAATGCTAAATTAGAGTCAGTCACACCTGCTAGTGACTCAGAAAATAGCGTAGTTACTCGCTGGCTGAGTTCTGACCCCAGCAATTTTATTACTAGCTTTTATAGTGACCAGTTTCAGAAAAGTGGCTGGCAGATTTTACAACAGCCCACAGATGATTTAGATACTTTTGAAGCACGTCGCGACGATTTGCAGGTGAAAGTGTCTATTCAGGCACAATCAGTTACTAACCCCAAACCTGATCAACCACAAACAGCGACTGCATTAGTTATTGAGTACGTACCTAATAGTACAGCAGCAACTCAACCCACCGAAACCGCAAGTTCTCCATCCACCAATCCCAATATTCTCGGTCCGGCGCTACCTGATAATGTCGCGACACAGCCAGATAACACATCCGGTAGCCAAACAACAGCTACAGCCACACCAAAATCTCAGAAATTCAACGATCTCAACCAAGCACCGCCAGAACTGCGTCAACCCATCCAAGACTTAGCAGCTTTGGGTGTTTTGACTTTAAAGTCTCAGGAAGTTAAGAGCAGTTCTAATGATGCCATAACTAACTCCTTTGAACCCGGTAAAAACATGACTCGCCGGGAATATGCCCGTTGGCTAGTTGCTGCTAACAATGCCATCTATATTAATAATCCGGCTAAACAGATTCGCTTGGCATCCGAAAGCACTCAACCGACGTTTAGTGATGTGTCAAAAACCGATGTTGATTTTTCCGTAATTCAAGGGTTAGCTGAAGCAGGACTAATTCCCAGTACCTTGTCTGGCGATTCTACGGCAGTTTTATTTCAACCTGATGCACCACTGACACGAGAACAGTTAATTCTGTGGAAATTACCTCTAGATACTCGCCAAGCCTTACCTGCGGCCAATGTAGATGCAGTCAAGGAAACTTGGGGTTTTCAAGATACGGAAAAAATTGACCCCAAGGCATTACGCGCCGTGCTGGCTGATTTCCAAAATGGCGAAAAATCTAATATTCGCCGGGTGTTTGGCTATACAACCCTGTTTCAACCTAAAAAACCAGTTTCTCGCGCTGAAGCTGCGGCGGCTTTAGGGTATTTTGGCACTCAAGGTGAGGGAATATCGGCTGCTGAGGCTTTGAACGTCAAGCGATCATCGCCAAACTGA
- a CDS encoding DUF1565 domain-containing protein, producing the protein MKYREFNISLAAPRQLSAKNFRLLFSSHLKSTLPWRAGLTALLVVFGGSILLTSQANAGATRQQTLMAQVPTSATVIYVNPQTGADTTGVGTTAAAPYKTITFALRQAQPGTIIQLAPGTYNSESGEQFPLLLNPGVTLRGDESSKGQAVLITGGGFYTSRTFARQDITILATENTTVAGLTVTNPNQRGTAVWVESSNPSIQNNTFTNSSREGVFVTGTGNPKIENNLFVQNQGNGISVVRTAQGEIRNNLFQDTGFGLAIGGTSTPLIEGNQIIQNQDGLFISESARPVLRKNVIQNNKRDGIVATVNAQPDLGTNENPGGNLIRGNTRHDVNNATSSNTILAIGNDIDQSRIVGQVNFVAANVDLPTGQSAFGDVPEGYWAKAYIEALASQNIIAGFPDGTFKPNDPVTRAQFATIVTKALTPPVKRTGINFRDVANNFWAYGAIQSAYRSEFLAGYPDGRFQPQQQIPRVQALVSLANGLGFTANNQNALSVYSDAAQIPNYAIGPVAAATTRQLVINYPTARQLNPNRPATRAEIAAFVYQALVNAGRVQPIASPYLVTAQ; encoded by the coding sequence ATGAAATATCGGGAATTTAATATTTCTCTGGCTGCGCCACGCCAGCTATCAGCAAAAAATTTTCGCCTTTTGTTTAGCAGTCACCTGAAATCGACTTTACCCTGGCGAGCCGGACTAACGGCTTTGTTAGTTGTATTCGGAGGTTCCATATTACTGACTAGTCAGGCAAATGCTGGTGCGACCCGCCAACAGACTTTAATGGCGCAAGTTCCTACCTCTGCAACCGTAATTTACGTTAATCCTCAAACCGGTGCAGATACAACTGGAGTTGGTACTACCGCAGCTGCGCCCTATAAAACTATTACTTTTGCTCTCAGACAAGCCCAACCAGGGACAATTATTCAACTAGCACCAGGGACTTATAACAGCGAATCTGGGGAACAATTTCCTCTGTTGCTCAACCCAGGGGTGACCCTACGTGGTGATGAATCTAGTAAAGGTCAGGCAGTCTTGATTACTGGTGGCGGTTTTTATACTAGCCGTACCTTTGCTCGACAAGATATAACCATCTTGGCTACCGAAAATACCACTGTTGCAGGTTTAACTGTAACTAACCCAAATCAGCGTGGTACTGCCGTTTGGGTCGAATCAAGTAATCCCAGCATCCAAAATAATACTTTCACTAACAGTTCCAGAGAGGGTGTTTTTGTCACTGGTACAGGTAATCCCAAAATTGAAAATAACCTGTTTGTGCAGAATCAGGGTAACGGGATTTCAGTAGTTAGAACTGCCCAGGGTGAAATTCGCAATAACTTGTTTCAGGATACAGGTTTTGGTCTAGCGATAGGCGGTACTTCCACACCCCTAATTGAGGGCAACCAAATCATCCAAAACCAAGATGGTCTGTTTATCTCAGAATCGGCTAGACCTGTACTGCGTAAGAATGTCATTCAAAACAATAAGCGGGATGGTATTGTTGCCACTGTCAATGCTCAACCTGACCTTGGTACCAATGAAAATCCTGGTGGCAATCTCATTCGTGGTAACACTCGGCATGATGTAAATAATGCCACTTCTAGTAATACGATTCTTGCTATTGGCAACGATATTGATCAGAGTCGCATTGTTGGTCAAGTGAATTTCGTGGCTGCTAATGTTGACCTGCCCACTGGTCAAAGTGCCTTTGGAGATGTGCCAGAAGGTTATTGGGCAAAAGCTTACATTGAAGCCCTAGCATCGCAAAATATCATTGCTGGTTTCCCCGATGGTACTTTTAAACCCAATGACCCTGTAACTCGCGCTCAATTTGCCACCATTGTCACCAAAGCTTTGACACCACCAGTTAAACGCACAGGGATTAATTTTAGAGATGTCGCTAATAATTTCTGGGCTTACGGTGCGATTCAATCTGCTTATCGAAGTGAATTTCTAGCTGGCTATCCTGATGGTAGATTTCAACCACAGCAGCAAATTCCTAGAGTACAGGCACTGGTTTCCTTAGCCAATGGTCTGGGTTTCACTGCCAATAATCAGAATGCTCTTTCTGTTTACAGCGATGCTGCCCAGATTCCTAATTACGCAATAGGCCCAGTCGCGGCCGCAACTACACGACAATTAGTGATTAACTATCCCACAGCTAGACAACTTAATCCCAATCGTCCTGCAACTAGAGCAGAAATTGCTGCTTTTGTTTACCAGGCACTGGTCAATGCTGGACGTGTCCAACCAATTGCTTCACCTTATTTGGTAACAGCTCAGTAA